Proteins encoded together in one Neobacillus sp. FSL H8-0543 window:
- a CDS encoding class I SAM-dependent methyltransferase, whose translation MDRIDSKDKFYGQVIKLSWDEAYINGSFRDMWDLSFPSQELVAFIATINFPKETVGLDVGCGAGRETVFLAQHGLNMIGVDISVEALRIAAERAKEAGVQVDWRYGNVLDLPIEDHSIDFVNDRGCFHSIAEEKRDQFAREIARIIKPGGLMLLRGCREKKEKGHFIPVTGHAIDRHFGKYFDRGEVFPIQMVTGSGFSREGMKGNLVVLKNVNKGVVKSIDSPKDMHF comes from the coding sequence TTGGATAGAATAGATAGTAAGGATAAATTTTATGGGCAGGTGATAAAATTGAGTTGGGACGAAGCATATATTAATGGTAGTTTTCGGGATATGTGGGATCTTTCGTTTCCGTCACAGGAGTTGGTTGCTTTTATTGCCACTATCAACTTTCCAAAGGAGACAGTGGGTTTGGATGTTGGCTGTGGAGCTGGTCGAGAAACAGTATTTCTTGCCCAACACGGATTGAATATGATTGGAGTAGATATAAGTGTAGAAGCTCTTAGGATCGCTGCTGAACGGGCAAAGGAGGCTGGGGTGCAGGTTGACTGGCGTTATGGAAATGTCTTAGATTTACCGATTGAGGACCATTCCATAGATTTTGTAAATGATCGGGGCTGTTTTCATTCAATTGCCGAAGAAAAACGAGATCAATTTGCACGAGAGATTGCCCGCATCATCAAACCAGGTGGTTTGATGTTGCTCCGAGGTTGTCGTGAAAAAAAAGAAAAGGGGCATTTTATCCCTGTGACAGGACACGCAATCGACCGACACTTCGGTAAATACTTTGACCGTGGAGAAGTGTTCCCAATTCAAATGGTAACAGGTAGTGGTTTCAGCCGTGAAGGAATGAAAGGAAACCTAGTGGTGCTAAAAAACGTGAATAAAGGGGTAGTGAAATCCATTGACTCCCCTAAGGATATGCATTTTTGA
- a CDS encoding GntP family permease: protein MDILGIFGILLGILTIILFIIKKFNIIIAAPIATIVVLLFNSVPILETVFGKENSYMTALAGFIASNFAIFLLGSILAKYMDKSGATVSIANNVLSVVGTKNPYNALVALFIISAILTYGGINVFVIIFALIPMAKPIFRELNISWKLVTIPVFGGTSTFTMTMLPGAPSLHNIVPSTALGTTLTAAPLIGIVTSIVAVVFLLVFMKFALAKSLRKKETFNVDEKVESSDATAKRELPSFIISLLPIIVLLGIILLFSSVSNIIIVALIVSIVLSAILFRKQIDQQIEVLNLGANESLSSTITTGSTIAFGSIATSVPAFKGVFQLIQSIPGPPVLSLMLGTGLIGGITASAVGAIGISVANFAPIYLEMGLNPETVHRAIAIGSGALSIVPYSGFLIIFNNLTGLTMKDTFKNGFISISVTHWLAMTVIVIMALLGLA from the coding sequence ATGGATATATTAGGGATATTTGGGATCTTGTTAGGTATCTTAACAATCATTCTATTTATTATTAAAAAGTTCAATATCATCATTGCAGCACCGATAGCGACGATTGTCGTGTTGCTGTTTAACAGTGTACCTATACTGGAGACCGTATTTGGCAAAGAAAATTCTTATATGACGGCACTTGCTGGGTTTATTGCATCCAATTTTGCTATCTTCTTATTAGGTTCTATCTTAGCGAAGTACATGGATAAAAGTGGGGCAACGGTTTCCATTGCAAATAACGTATTGTCGGTGGTAGGAACGAAGAACCCGTACAACGCATTAGTGGCATTATTTATTATTTCCGCCATTCTTACGTACGGTGGTATTAATGTATTCGTCATCATATTCGCATTAATTCCAATGGCTAAACCAATCTTTAGAGAACTTAATATTTCATGGAAATTAGTTACCATTCCTGTATTTGGTGGGACTTCAACGTTCACGATGACGATGTTGCCTGGGGCACCTTCCTTACACAATATTGTGCCTTCAACGGCTTTGGGCACTACATTAACCGCTGCTCCGCTTATTGGAATCGTCACATCCATCGTAGCAGTTGTCTTCCTACTCGTATTTATGAAATTCGCGTTGGCCAAAAGCTTGCGTAAAAAAGAGACATTTAATGTCGATGAGAAGGTTGAAAGTAGTGATGCGACAGCTAAACGTGAGCTTCCATCATTCATTATCAGTTTACTGCCTATCATCGTGTTATTAGGCATCATACTACTATTTAGCTCTGTGAGTAACATCATTATTGTCGCTTTAATTGTTTCAATAGTATTAAGTGCTATATTATTCCGTAAACAAATTGATCAGCAAATAGAGGTATTAAATCTTGGTGCAAATGAATCGTTATCATCAACGATCACAACGGGTAGTACCATTGCATTTGGTAGCATTGCAACAAGTGTTCCTGCGTTTAAGGGTGTATTTCAATTGATTCAATCCATTCCTGGACCTCCTGTACTCTCATTAATGCTTGGTACAGGTCTGATAGGTGGTATTACTGCTTCAGCTGTTGGAGCAATTGGCATCTCTGTTGCGAATTTCGCCCCTATCTATTTAGAAATGGGACTAAATCCGGAAACGGTTCACCGCGCAATCGCAATCGGATCTGGAGCTCTATCAATCGTTCCTTACTCAGGATTCTTGATTATCTTTAACAATTTAACAGGATTAACGATGAAGGACACCTTCAAAAATGGATTTATTAGTATAAGTGTTACCCACTGGCTTGCAATGACTGTTATCGTGATTATGGCACTCTTAGGTTTAGCTTAA
- a CDS encoding LysR family transcriptional regulator, with the protein MDIRHLTYFIEVAKYKSFTKASKALHLSQSTLSKVVKSLEEELNVELIDRSAKKIKLTEAGEIVLAEGEVIMESLNDLSIHLYDLMNLKKGKIKIGIPPLIGFLFFPKIIKGFNNLYPDIKIKLFEDDSKRVKQGVRDGIIDLGVVILPVDEKEFDVVPFVYEELSLFVHHSHSLAQREKVEMKELQNETFILFKQEFDIHDIIIQESLRAGFRPEIAYESSEWDFISGMISENLGISILPKPIAEKVDQDLIKAIPIVNPSVPWNLGFISKKKKYASPAVREFIQYISAELPF; encoded by the coding sequence ATGGACATACGTCACCTTACTTACTTTATAGAAGTAGCCAAATACAAAAGCTTTACCAAAGCTTCCAAAGCCCTCCACTTGTCACAGTCTACACTAAGTAAAGTAGTCAAAAGCTTGGAAGAAGAATTAAACGTAGAACTGATTGACCGTTCCGCAAAGAAAATTAAATTAACGGAAGCAGGCGAAATCGTTTTGGCGGAAGGGGAAGTGATTATGGAATCGCTGAATGATTTATCTATCCACCTATATGATTTAATGAACCTAAAAAAAGGAAAAATAAAAATCGGCATACCTCCATTAATTGGTTTTTTATTTTTTCCAAAGATTATTAAAGGATTCAATAATCTGTACCCTGATATCAAAATAAAACTCTTTGAAGATGATTCAAAAAGGGTTAAACAGGGAGTCAGAGACGGAATAATCGATCTTGGTGTGGTTATTCTACCGGTGGATGAAAAAGAGTTTGATGTTGTTCCCTTTGTTTATGAAGAACTGTCGCTCTTCGTCCATCATTCCCATTCATTAGCGCAGAGGGAAAAAGTTGAAATGAAAGAGTTACAAAATGAAACCTTCATTCTATTTAAGCAAGAGTTTGATATTCATGACATTATTATTCAAGAATCCCTACGAGCCGGTTTTCGTCCGGAAATTGCTTATGAAAGTTCTGAGTGGGATTTTATTAGTGGTATGATTAGCGAAAACTTAGGAATTTCGATTTTGCCAAAACCCATCGCAGAAAAAGTTGATCAAGATTTAATCAAGGCGATTCCCATCGTTAATCCAAGTGTTCCATGGAATTTAGGATTTATTTCAAAAAAGAAGAAATACGCATCACCTGCAGTTCGTGAATTTATCCAGTATATTTCAGCTGAATTACCTTTTTAA
- a CDS encoding phosphoesterase encodes MKSSFKKKAIPLLATSLLATTAFTTQTFFNEGGNQKAEAQSFSKEEVKKKDATWLAGDHHIHSEWSVGWDNSTNPPTPIRAGDAIYPTVKNAENAKKYGLDWMVTTDHGGPNHSKVNLEQAYPELLKSRQAVPEVLQFYGMEFDTPAADHSSLIIPKSENESKTLYDIESQFNKREPFPNDGSRDTESTMIAALNYMKGLEELPLIIAHHPSRSAKEMGVWGQDTPEEFRNWNDVAPNIAIGMEGAPGHQATAINKDGSQKPNGARGSYGNVNAPTMGGFDQMTAKVGGLWDSMLGEGRHWWITATSDSHVNWRDGGGDFWPGEYSKTYIKSAKNYEDIMENLRNGHVFVTTGDLISELDVKVQAGGKSPLHAVAKGNSASIGETLTLPGKKASDVTVTIRLKDPNAANANGDKPNVKRVDLIMGEVNGEVEDRSTALNPSTKVVKRFTEKDWKQDGEYITITYTLKDVDKDSYIRLRGTNTDQLEPAADPRGEDPWSDLWFYSNPIFMKSSN; translated from the coding sequence ATGAAATCTAGCTTTAAAAAGAAGGCCATTCCTTTGCTCGCAACCTCACTTCTGGCAACCACCGCTTTTACAACTCAAACCTTTTTTAATGAGGGTGGTAATCAAAAAGCAGAAGCACAATCATTTTCAAAAGAAGAAGTGAAAAAGAAGGACGCTACATGGCTTGCGGGTGATCACCATATACATAGTGAATGGAGTGTAGGCTGGGATAATTCTACAAACCCTCCAACTCCAATCAGAGCGGGTGATGCTATTTATCCAACCGTAAAAAATGCTGAAAATGCCAAGAAGTATGGACTTGATTGGATGGTTACAACCGATCATGGAGGTCCTAACCATTCTAAAGTGAATCTAGAGCAAGCATATCCTGAATTGCTAAAATCCCGTCAAGCCGTTCCCGAAGTTCTTCAGTTCTACGGAATGGAGTTTGATACACCAGCGGCTGATCATAGTTCATTAATCATCCCGAAAAGTGAAAATGAATCTAAGACACTTTATGATATTGAAAGTCAGTTTAATAAACGTGAACCTTTTCCGAATGATGGAAGTCGAGATACAGAGTCTACGATGATTGCTGCTCTAAATTATATGAAAGGGTTGGAGGAGCTTCCGCTTATCATTGCTCATCATCCTTCTCGTTCGGCAAAAGAAATGGGTGTTTGGGGCCAAGATACTCCTGAGGAATTCCGTAATTGGAACGATGTAGCACCAAATATCGCAATTGGGATGGAGGGTGCTCCAGGTCATCAAGCAACGGCAATAAATAAAGATGGTTCTCAAAAACCAAATGGTGCTCGTGGATCCTATGGAAACGTAAACGCACCGACAATGGGTGGATTTGATCAAATGACGGCCAAGGTTGGGGGCTTATGGGATTCCATGCTGGGTGAAGGAAGACATTGGTGGATAACAGCTACATCTGACTCACATGTAAACTGGCGCGACGGAGGCGGCGACTTCTGGCCAGGTGAATATTCAAAAACGTATATTAAATCAGCGAAAAACTACGAAGATATCATGGAGAACCTTCGAAATGGGCATGTATTTGTGACAACAGGGGATCTAATCTCTGAACTGGATGTAAAAGTACAAGCTGGAGGAAAATCCCCATTGCATGCTGTGGCGAAAGGAAATTCAGCATCAATTGGTGAAACGCTCACACTTCCAGGTAAGAAAGCTAGCGATGTAACGGTAACCATTCGCTTGAAGGATCCTAACGCAGCAAACGCTAATGGTGATAAGCCAAATGTAAAACGGGTGGACTTGATTATGGGCGAAGTGAATGGGGAAGTGGAAGACCGCTCAACCGCTTTAAATCCATCAACAAAAGTGGTTAAACGTTTTACAGAAAAGGACTGGAAACAAGACGGAGAATACATCACGATTACCTATACATTAAAGGATGTAGATAAAGATAGTTATATTCGCTTACGTGGAACAAACACGGATCAACTAGAGCCAGCAGCAGATCCTAGAGGTGAGGATCCATGGTCAGATCTTTGGTTCTACTCAAACCCTATTTTCATGAAGTCTAGTAACTAA
- a CDS encoding YitT family protein, whose product MKKRLVDIVYIIIGAFLFALGVNLFIIPNELGEGGVTGITIIAYYLFQWSPGLVNLILNSILLIVGYRFLSKLTTVYTVIAVLFNSLFLHLTEGWTISSNEMVVNALFGGVIIGVGIGLIIRVGGTTAGSTILAKITQKYLGWNLGYGLLFFDLIVAFSSYFIIGAEKLMLTIMLLYIATKVMQFVIEGINTKKAVTIISKGPDEIAQQVNEKMHRGVTVFSGSGYYTKAQKDILYIVISSQEIVKLKNIVKEADKDAFIAIHDVRDVFGLGFGEISKAD is encoded by the coding sequence ATGAAAAAAAGATTAGTAGATATTGTTTATATTATTATTGGGGCTTTTCTGTTTGCATTAGGAGTTAACCTTTTTATTATTCCAAACGAGCTTGGAGAAGGTGGCGTAACCGGGATCACCATTATTGCCTATTATCTCTTTCAATGGTCTCCTGGTCTGGTGAACTTAATTCTTAATTCGATTTTGTTAATCGTTGGTTATAGATTTTTAAGTAAATTGACAACTGTTTACACGGTTATTGCTGTTCTATTTAACTCTCTGTTTTTGCACTTAACTGAGGGATGGACGATCTCATCAAATGAAATGGTCGTCAATGCATTATTTGGTGGAGTTATTATCGGGGTAGGGATTGGGTTAATTATTCGGGTTGGTGGTACAACTGCCGGATCAACGATTTTAGCCAAAATTACACAGAAATATCTTGGCTGGAATTTAGGCTACGGATTGTTATTTTTCGATTTAATTGTCGCTTTTTCTTCTTATTTTATTATTGGTGCTGAGAAGCTGATGCTTACCATTATGTTGTTGTATATTGCGACAAAAGTGATGCAATTTGTCATAGAAGGCATCAATACAAAAAAGGCTGTAACGATTATTTCCAAAGGGCCAGACGAAATTGCCCAGCAAGTGAATGAAAAAATGCATCGAGGTGTTACTGTTTTTTCCGGAAGTGGGTATTACACAAAGGCACAAAAGGATATTCTTTATATTGTCATTAGCAGCCAAGAAATCGTAAAGCTGAAGAATATTGTAAAGGAAGCCGACAAGGACGCTTTTATTGCCATTCATGATGTCCGGGATGTGTTTGGCTTAGGCTTTGGGGAAATTTCAAAAGCTGATTAA
- a CDS encoding MBL fold metallo-hydrolase produces MRKRYTNLNEENNIKTFRDLRKWQKERRSKVKDLTENIQQCPNKNLIEIQENRSRISYTWIGHSTFFIQMNGLNIVTDPVWAKRMGFQKRLTEPGILLEALPEIDLVVISHGHYDHLDFPTIKKLKGNPHFFVPIGLRSLFLKKGYHRVTEMNWWDSIEFNGIMLHFVPAQHWTRRTLTDINSSHWGGFIFQSQDKTFYFVGDTGYFNGFQQIGERFTIDTVFMPIGAYEPEWFMADSHISPEDSVKAFTELKAKFFVPMHYGAYRLADDTGPEALDRLYKEWEKQQLPEEQLKVLLLGATVMEDGSGQ; encoded by the coding sequence ATGAGGAAACGGTATACAAATTTAAATGAAGAGAACAACATCAAAACGTTTAGGGATTTGCGGAAATGGCAGAAGGAAAGACGAAGCAAAGTGAAAGATTTAACCGAAAATATTCAGCAATGTCCGAACAAGAACCTAATTGAAATTCAGGAAAACAGAAGCCGGATTTCTTATACATGGATTGGGCATTCCACTTTTTTCATTCAAATGAATGGGCTGAATATAGTAACCGACCCGGTGTGGGCTAAGCGAATGGGTTTTCAGAAACGGTTAACGGAGCCAGGAATTCTATTAGAGGCCTTGCCGGAAATTGATCTTGTCGTTATTTCACATGGACACTATGATCATTTGGATTTCCCAACCATAAAAAAATTAAAAGGAAACCCCCATTTTTTTGTTCCGATCGGATTACGGTCGCTATTTCTAAAAAAAGGGTATCATCGTGTAACCGAAATGAACTGGTGGGATAGCATCGAATTTAACGGGATTATGCTTCACTTCGTCCCCGCCCAGCATTGGACGAGAAGAACGCTTACCGATATTAATAGCTCCCATTGGGGCGGCTTTATTTTTCAAAGCCAAGACAAAACGTTTTATTTTGTTGGTGATACGGGCTATTTCAACGGTTTTCAACAGATTGGCGAACGCTTTACCATTGATACAGTGTTCATGCCAATCGGAGCCTATGAGCCGGAATGGTTTATGGCTGATTCCCATATTTCACCGGAGGACAGTGTTAAAGCGTTTACTGAATTAAAGGCTAAGTTTTTTGTGCCTATGCATTATGGTGCCTATCGATTGGCTGATGACACAGGCCCAGAGGCACTTGATCGTCTATACAAAGAATGGGAAAAGCAACAGCTTCCCGAGGAACAATTAAAGGTTTTGTTGTTGGGTGCAACCGTGATGGAAGACGGATCCGGGCAGTGA
- a CDS encoding NAD(P)-dependent oxidoreductase: MEEHIMSKKIGFIGLGTMGFPMAVNLKKAGFEVIGYDAYKGVYEKAAAAGFTMVETLKEVAEQADEAIISMVRDHAQTVDVIFGEGGLLTAQPKNKTVIVMSTLDPDTMNELGKEVEEKSDLRLISAAVSGGASGAQAGTLSIMTSGAETIVKSFQPYFDAIGSNTFYYGAEPGNSQVAKLVNNMILGVNMNTVAEGLKLGKHYNLPEEEILNLLKVSTGDSWVVRNWSDVSEWTAATALSVLLKDLIATYNQGIKHNVSMPFNALSSTQLFDSMGKEKPKA; this comes from the coding sequence ATGGAGGAACACATCATGAGTAAAAAAATTGGATTTATCGGATTAGGAACAATGGGCTTCCCAATGGCAGTTAATTTAAAGAAAGCTGGTTTTGAAGTAATCGGTTATGATGCCTATAAAGGTGTTTACGAAAAAGCAGCAGCTGCTGGTTTTACAATGGTAGAAACGTTAAAAGAAGTGGCTGAACAAGCCGACGAAGCCATTATCTCAATGGTTCGTGATCATGCACAGACAGTAGACGTTATTTTTGGTGAAGGTGGTCTTTTAACGGCCCAACCTAAAAATAAAACAGTTATTGTTATGAGTACACTTGACCCAGATACAATGAATGAATTAGGCAAAGAAGTCGAAGAAAAAAGTGATTTAAGATTGATTAGTGCGGCAGTAAGCGGTGGTGCTTCAGGTGCTCAAGCTGGAACATTATCGATTATGACATCAGGTGCCGAGACAATCGTGAAATCTTTCCAACCATACTTTGATGCAATTGGATCAAATACATTCTACTATGGTGCGGAACCAGGCAACAGCCAAGTAGCAAAATTAGTTAATAATATGATTCTAGGTGTTAACATGAACACTGTCGCTGAAGGTTTAAAATTAGGTAAACACTATAACTTACCTGAAGAAGAAATATTAAACTTATTAAAAGTGAGTACAGGGGATAGCTGGGTAGTTAGAAACTGGAGTGACGTTTCAGAATGGACAGCAGCAACGGCCTTATCTGTTCTATTAAAAGACTTAATCGCTACTTACAACCAAGGGATTAAACATAATGTATCGATGCCATTTAATGCCTTATCATCTACACAATTATTTGACTCTATGGGAAAAGAGAAACCAAAAGCCTAA
- a CDS encoding CBS domain-containing protein: protein MRIVNWNSAMKFREKINHVLDFSADLLVIPECEAPDKWRNSLYMDKINQFLWFGDNANKGIGVLMLNSHFTLEIHPAYTEEFKYIIPLKVSGQEEFNLIAIWSQRTEKQYTSYIGQIYKALKHYESLLNDNCMLVGDWNSNKIFDHLKRVGTHSEVVDLLNQYSIHSTYHTFYKEEHGEETLPTYYFRKEKERPFHLDFIFASKPLLERLNKVEVGTYDNWIRYSDHVPIFVEFDSFGKTQVLVKEDKIMANINSDRFLSAFNNIHDFIKKESGSNRHVGFTEGLNKLRHKNFILARCFDDLQVFNDLRNVIVHRKNQVEYSIAEPHIETVINIENILGHLIKPERVYPKYASNVKSFTTDESLTTILIEVNQQGYSQFPIYDDNGQFIGLLTENGITNWLSRSLNDDLISISDTKINDVIQYEEIQSHFLFVSRNISVFEAKEKFLNHLEVGTVKLDALLITENGKKTETLLGIITPWDVLEI from the coding sequence TTGAGAATAGTTAATTGGAATTCCGCAATGAAATTTAGAGAGAAAATTAACCATGTGTTAGATTTCTCGGCAGATTTACTAGTTATACCTGAATGCGAAGCACCAGATAAATGGAGAAATAGTCTGTATATGGATAAGATTAACCAGTTTCTTTGGTTCGGTGATAACGCCAATAAGGGAATAGGGGTTTTAATGCTAAACTCCCATTTTACATTAGAGATTCATCCAGCTTATACAGAAGAATTCAAATATATTATTCCATTAAAAGTAAGCGGGCAGGAAGAATTCAACTTAATCGCCATTTGGTCTCAGCGCACAGAAAAGCAATACACTAGTTATATTGGTCAGATTTATAAGGCATTAAAGCACTATGAATCTCTGTTAAATGATAATTGTATGCTGGTAGGCGATTGGAACAGTAATAAGATATTCGATCACTTAAAAAGAGTTGGTACACATTCTGAGGTAGTTGATTTACTAAACCAGTATTCCATACATAGTACCTACCATACTTTTTACAAAGAAGAACATGGTGAAGAAACTTTACCAACCTACTATTTTAGAAAAGAGAAAGAAAGGCCCTTTCACTTGGATTTTATCTTTGCTTCTAAACCATTATTGGAACGTTTAAATAAAGTGGAAGTTGGAACATATGACAATTGGATCCGATACAGCGATCACGTTCCGATATTTGTGGAATTTGATAGTTTTGGAAAAACCCAAGTATTAGTGAAAGAGGATAAAATAATGGCAAACATTAACTCTGATAGATTTTTAAGTGCATTTAATAACATTCATGATTTCATAAAGAAAGAAAGCGGGTCAAATAGACATGTTGGTTTTACTGAGGGACTGAATAAGTTAAGGCATAAAAACTTTATCCTAGCTCGTTGCTTTGATGACCTTCAAGTTTTTAATGACTTAAGAAATGTAATTGTTCATAGGAAAAATCAGGTAGAATATTCGATTGCCGAGCCACATATTGAAACAGTCATTAATATTGAAAATATCTTAGGTCACCTTATAAAACCAGAAAGGGTATACCCTAAATATGCGAGTAATGTTAAAAGCTTTACCACTGATGAGTCATTGACAACCATATTAATTGAGGTGAATCAGCAAGGATATTCACAATTTCCTATTTATGATGATAATGGTCAATTTATTGGATTACTAACGGAGAACGGAATTACAAATTGGCTTTCAAGATCACTTAATGATGATTTAATCTCAATTTCTGATACAAAGATAAATGACGTAATCCAGTATGAGGAAATACAAAGTCACTTTCTATTTGTCTCTAGGAATATATCTGTATTCGAAGCGAAAGAAAAGTTTCTCAACCATTTAGAGGTGGGAACAGTTAAATTAGATGCTCTTTTAATCACTGAAAATGGGAAAAAAACGGAAACATTACTAGGGATAATCACACCCTGGGATGTATTAGAAATATAA
- a CDS encoding HupE/UreJ family protein, whose protein sequence is MKRFWFSTLLLLILFNSFFLSSASAHTNNSEGFSNIEVKEKSLDYELKLDLEELGHALEKETEQKELIDNKIVQQYVNAKLKLYADSEAINGTVVKTDIEMIEDRAFAVINLAYNFEHKPEKLVVEYNMFLDDSDPSHANFASIKMNGEQQEKILSFESREIEIGEVSFLQTTKQFIVLGLEHIFTGYDHILFVISLLIGAKTIRHIFTLVTAFTIAHSITLALATFEIILLPSRFVESAIALSIVYIALINIFNKDSKHQPWLAFGFGLIHGFGFAGILSEMKLDTNHMATSLFSFNIGIEIGQLIIVSIAFPIILWIKKITIKPIKWVIPSTSVAILAFGLVWFIQRAF, encoded by the coding sequence ATGAAACGGTTTTGGTTTTCTACATTGCTCCTCCTAATTTTATTTAACTCATTCTTTCTTAGCTCCGCTTCTGCACATACCAATAATAGTGAAGGTTTTTCAAACATCGAAGTGAAAGAAAAGTCATTGGATTATGAATTAAAGCTTGATCTGGAGGAACTAGGTCATGCACTGGAAAAGGAAACGGAACAAAAGGAGTTAATTGACAACAAGATTGTACAGCAGTATGTCAATGCCAAGCTAAAGCTTTACGCAGACAGTGAAGCGATTAACGGCACCGTAGTAAAAACCGACATTGAGATGATAGAGGACCGAGCGTTTGCGGTCATAAATCTCGCCTATAACTTTGAGCATAAACCTGAAAAACTAGTGGTTGAATATAATATGTTCCTAGATGATTCGGATCCAAGCCATGCGAATTTCGCAAGCATTAAGATGAATGGCGAACAACAAGAAAAGATTCTATCCTTCGAATCAAGAGAAATAGAGATTGGCGAAGTAAGTTTCTTGCAAACGACAAAACAATTTATCGTTCTTGGCTTAGAACACATCTTTACGGGGTATGATCATATTCTGTTTGTCATTAGTTTACTTATTGGTGCAAAAACGATTCGTCATATTTTCACGCTAGTCACAGCCTTTACGATTGCACATAGCATCACCTTAGCTCTCGCAACCTTCGAAATTATTTTGCTTCCAAGTAGGTTTGTAGAATCGGCAATTGCTTTAAGCATTGTTTACATTGCACTCATAAATATTTTTAATAAGGACTCAAAACACCAGCCTTGGCTTGCTTTTGGTTTCGGCCTCATACACGGATTCGGTTTTGCAGGGATCTTATCGGAAATGAAATTGGACACAAACCATATGGCTACTTCTCTCTTTTCCTTTAATATTGGAATTGAAATTGGTCAACTAATAATCGTTTCTATTGCATTCCCAATCATTTTATGGATAAAAAAGATAACAATAAAACCAATAAAATGGGTGATCCCTAGCACCTCAGTAGCGATATTAGCATTTGGGCTAGTTTGGTTTATACAAAGAGCTTTTTGA